The following DNA comes from Molothrus aeneus isolate 106 chromosome 21, BPBGC_Maene_1.0, whole genome shotgun sequence.
GGGTTGTTGAGTGAGCAGGAGGTCAGCACCtccctgtgaggagctgcaggcttgGCACAGAGAGATGTGCCATGGCATGGGAGTGCTGAGCTGGTCTCTTCTGGCTTTGTCAGCAAGGGAGGGTGGCAGTGGGGAAAGTGCATTCCCTCAAGAAGCTCTGTTTTTCCAGGTCTTTTTGTCGGGAAGGAGGGTCCCATGATTCACAGTGGTGCTGTTGTGGGTGCTGGCTTGCCACAGGTTAGTGCTGGCCTGAGCCACAGTCCTGGTCACGCCACTGTTTTGTAAGAGTAAGTTCCCATCTCCCGTGTTTCTAAATCTTTACTTTGTTTGTAGTTCCAGAGCATCTCTTTGAGGAAGATCCAATTTAACTTTCCCTATTTCTGCAGTGACAGGTACTGTACCCAGGATgtggaggaggggagaggaggatgaCTGAGCTGACTTCCTTGGGAGAAGGGTGGTGGGCTGGGGTGAACCAGTCAGTTGTTTTATCAGTCCTGCAGTTTCATTCTGCAGCAAGGCAGCACCAGGGTGTCACTCTTCCAAGCTGCTCTGGTCTTCCTGTTCATAGATGTTCTcttgtgctgctcagcacaTCTCTACCCATTTCAAATCTTTAATGTGGGTGGTTGAAGGCTCACCCCTTATGATTAGGATATACTACAGAGAAGGCTACTTCTCCTGAATGTGAACAAGTTCTTGCCCTTTTGCTTCTGTAATTCTTTCAAGTGATGCTGGAGTCCATGGTTTGGGATGGTTCCTCACATACTGGGCAGTTGTGTAGTACCAGAATTCTGTGTTTGTGCTCTACAGAAAGAGCACAATGCTGCAGCTTCATGAACAAATGGTGGTGTCTGCCATGGCCAGCTTTGCTCCCACCTCTCATTCCTGTATCCCTGGGATATTCCATAAATGGGGATGATCAAGAGATCAGAACCTATGCATCTCCAGAGCTCTAATTTGCTAAACTGAggttgtttttctcttcatttcagGGATAAAAGAGATTTTGtatctgctggagcagctgcaggggttGCAGCTGCTTTTGGAGCCCCAATTGGAGGCACTCTTTTTAGTTTGGAAGAAGGTTCCTCCTTCTGGAACCAGGGACTTACATGGAAAGTGGTGAGTGGTGATTCTGACTCTTTCTGTGTGTCTCTTCCTTGGAAAGAGGGCTCCCCTTGGTAGGGCTTGTCCACGAGGGCATTCTGATTATCCTGCCTCTTCCTGAGCTGTCTTGGCAGGAGGGAGGTTGCTTGCTCTATCAATGTTCCAGAACTACCACAGACCAAGGGCAGAGATGAGCCCTGATACCTGATTTGGTATTATCTGGAACTGTGGGACAGCTCTAGGCAGCAGATTTAGTGTACCTGGGAGAGTGGGATTTTGtgcctgggctctctgcagtcTGATCCTTTCCACAGTCAGTTCCTTTGCCCAGGCATAGGTCTCAAGGAAGAGCTGACTGTGCCAATCTTAATTCTGGGAACCTTTGCTTCCCTCCCCcctactccttttttttttaatttttatttttattccacagcttttctgttcCATGGCTGCCACTTTCACCTTGAATTTTTTCCGCTCTGGGATTCAGTTTGGAAGCTGGGGGTctttccagctccctgggctcctgAACTTTGGGGAGTTTAAGGTAAGAGATTTACTGTTATTTCCCCACTCTCCAGTCTCTTGTTAGTCCTGTGCTTCTATCTGTTACTTTGGAGTTGATACCCTCAGACAGAATTGTCACCCTTTGATTTTAGCTACTCAAAATCAAGAGGTGTAGAGACAGAACTGTTGGTAGGAAATTGCAGCAACTACTGTAATGCTTTTTTGTACACTCTCCTGCACAGTGCTCTGAGTCTGATAAGAAATGCCACCTCTGGACAGCTGTGGACCTGGGCTTCTTCATTCTGATGGGGATTGTAGGAGGCCTTCTTGGAGCCACCTTTAACTGCCTGAACAAGAGGCTTGCCAAGTACCGCATGCGCAACGTGCACCCCAAGCCAAAGCTGGTCAGGTATGTGTGCTCTCTCCAGTTTGTACAGGGATCTCTGCTCCCAAAGCAAAAGCATCAGTCTAGAACACCCTTTGAGTAGGATTGGAGCAAATCTCAGACTGgttgttttaaaaatcacttaatGAATCCTGCATAGAACTTAAAAGTGAACACCAGAAAGCAAATGTTACAGTCCCTGTAATTTTTGATGACTTTGGTGGTACTGAGAGAATTGCAATCCCTCTTATAAGGGCCGTGGAGGGAGCTCTTTATCATAAAAGCTGAACAAACCAGAGCTTTGTCTCCatgcaggatttttttgtggCCTTGTCCAGACTGATGTGGATGAAGTAGCCTATCTCACTTTTTGACATCATATTGGTTAATTAAATTCACAATATGTGTGTTGTTTAGAGAGGGAACTTCTGTGTTATTCTGAAAGTAGCTGTTGGTTTGCTCTGGACAGCTCCTAAACACAAAGCCCAggtttaaagggaaaaataagtgTATTTCAGCAGTTAGAAAAGAGATTGAGAGACTGTGCATCACCCTGCCCAGTCCTATCTATCCTTTTATCCTGTAAGGATGTACAGAACATTGTTTCCATGTGAACAGCCTCATTACTGAACCCTGGGGCTTTTCATGTGTGACTGCTGTGTGTTCTCTGGGCAGAAATACCTTCTTTTTGGGGCAACCAGTTAAAAAGGAGAGCTCAGGCAATCTCTGGGAACCAAGTCAAAATTCAGCTTGATTTCCAGTGTCTCTTGTTCTGATGTTAAGCTACGGTGACTGCTGCTTCTTGCAGCCTTATCAAAGtcatctgcagagctgggactaGGTTACAGTGCTGAGTGTGGCTTCAGTGCATGGTTTGTGTTGTGTCTTTCAGAGTCTTGGAGAGCTTGCTTGTGTCGTTGACCACCACTGTCATGGTCTTTGTGGCCTCCATGGTTCTGGGGGAATGCCGGCAGATATCTTCCAGCAGGCACGGTGGCAATGacaccctgagcctgcaggtGAGGGTGAATATGTGAATATTATATTCCCTGTCATGTTTTTCACCCTGCAGAGAAGCACAGGCATGCAGTGAGCTTTTGACAGCAGGCAGTGCATAACAGAACTGCAGTGAGAGCCCATAGAGGGTTGCAGGAGCTTAGGGTAATAATGAAACCTACATTGTGCTTTTGTACAAACAACTCAGGCTCTGAGTCAAGGAGCCCATTGATGTTGTTGGCCCCATCTCTGCTATTGATGTTTGGTTTGAACTTCCAAAGCATGGCTGTCCTGGGGTGAAGACAATGGCTAACAGTAACAGAAGTGTTATTTCCATTCTCTCCAAAGGCTAATGTAGGAGACAGTGAATTTTAATCCTTTGTGTCTTTTGTGTTCTGCATTAGGATATATCAGAGGATGTAAATTCAAGCATCAAAACTTTTTTCTGCCCAAATGAAACGTACAATGACATGGCCACGCTCTTCTTCAACCCTCAGGAGTCAGCtatcctgcagctcttccacCAGGATGGTAAGTAGTTACAAGACTGCCTCATCCCATGCTTTAGCTTCATCTTAGCTGGAACAGCACCACAAGGCTAGCAGCATCTTCAGGCCTTCATGGCTCTGGTGGACTGCTAGTAAAACTGGTGAAAGTCTCTTTGATGGGAAGAAAAAcctgtttttcctctcttttcacTTACTCATTGTCTGCACGTGTGTTTGGACTGGGAGACTCAGTAGCTGTTGTGAGATGAGCCTGCTGTGAGCTATGGGGTGGATGATGCAAGACTATCTTGGACAGACATGTGCCCCTTTCTTTAGTCATGATTCTTCTTGTGTTGCAGGTACTTTCAGCCCAGTCACCCTATCCCTGTTCTTCCTTCTCTATTTCTTACTCTCCTGCTGGACATATGGGATCTCTGTGCCCAGTGGTCTGTTTGTACCATCACTGCTTTGTGGGGCTGCCTTCGGACGCCTGGTCGCCAACCTCCTCAAAAGGTGCATCAAGTGTGCGTGTGAGGGACATGCTGCAGGTGCACCATGAGCTCTCAGGCAGGTTTTTCTAATctgagggctctgtgctttGCTCTAGTTACATTGGTCTGGATCACATCTACTCAGGAACCTTTGCACTGATTGGGgcagcagcattcctgggagGAGTGGTCCGCATGACCATCAGCCTGACTGTCATCCTCATTGAGTCCACCAATGAGATCACCTATGGGCTCCCCATCATGATCACCCTCATGGTGAGTGCAGCACCCTAGCTCTGGCTTTTTGCAGACTGCTTGAACGTGTGCTGGCCATGAATCTTTGTTACTTTCAGGGCTGTCGTAAGCCAAGGGGCCTTGCACTTGGAACAGCAGCTCAGTAGACCTCGTGTTTGCTATGCAGGTAGCCAAGTGGACAGGAGACTTTTTCAACAAAGGCATCTATGACATCCACGTGAACTTGCGAGGAGTGCCTCTTCTGGAGTGGGAAACCGGCATGGAAATGGATAAGTAAGGCTGCTCCTCTTGGCCAGGCTGTGGGTGGCAGTTTGTGGTGGGGATTCTTGCTCAGAAATGCATTAATGCAGGGGAATGATGCCTCATCTTCAACCAACCTGGTTGCTCTGAGGAGCAACTGTGAGGGCTGCTGTGAAAGGAGTTGTGCACCAGACCTGCAGCAGGAAAGAGACACTGAAGCCCTTTCTGAGGGGGCGGATGGGTGGAAATCTGCAGGGTGGATTTGGGAAGTTCAGCAAGAGCTTTGTGAAAACATTCCATTGGACTTTGCTTCTTGTGGAATGTCATCTTCCCACCTGTTGTCTCTTCCCAGTAGTGTTTAGAAACTTTATTGTAAGTTAGAACATTCTGCCTTTCCTCTAGTGCATCACTGATACAATGTtatgttataaaaaaaaaaaattaaaaaatcaggtGTACCATCACTGCTGATACCACAGTGGAAGTGAGCACACAGGTAAAAGGAGCTAGCAGAACTTAACTGCTGCAGACTCCTTCAGGATCTGGTTCAGGGCCTAGTTTGTTCATCACCAGCCTTCTGTCACTGGTGTTATTCATGCAGCAATCTTGAATTTCAGGCTACAAGCCAGTGACATCATGGAGCCCAACCTGACGTACGTGTACCCACACACCCGGATCCAGTCCCTTGTCAGCATCCTGCGCACCACTGTGCACCATGCCTTCCCTGTGGTGACAGAGAACCGGGGCAACGAGAGGGAGTTCATGAAGGGAAATCAACTGATAAGTAACAACATCAAATTCAAGGTAAAAGCTTGCTTGTTTGACAGGTTGAAGAGTAGAGAGCTTTGTTTCACATTCAGAATGGTCTTGCTTTAGCTATTTAAGCTTTTGGGCAGAATTTGGGTCAGAGATAAGCACCTACTGCAGTAGAACATTTTTAAGAATGCCATTTCATTCCATTGTGTGGGTGATGGTAGAGATGAAAGAGTgggctgcattcccagagggaaaaattaagaagaaaaacgAATCTGTTTAGCATAGACATGGAAACATTTGGATTTGTTACTGAATTGCACAGTCCTATTCTTgcaagtgctgcagcagcagtggctaATGAACACGTTATGTGGTGGCACAAAGCTATGATTAGTAGTTCATAGTCACTCTTGGATAACTGTTGACTTGCTTAGTGAGTATCTCAAAATTGTTTGTCGTATCCAGAAATCCAGCATCCTCACCCGAGCTGGGGAGCAGCGCAAGCGTAGCCAGTCCATGAAGTCCTACCCTTCAAGTGAGCTGCGTAACATGTGTGACGAGCACATAGCAACAGAGGAGCCTCCTGAGAAAGAGGATCTGCTGCAACAGATGCTGGAGAGAAGGTGAGTCCTGGTAGGCACCAATGTAGGAAAGCAGGGGTTTTCCATATGTTGAGATGTGGTGTAAAGAATGTTTCGTATGTCAGTGGGAGCAGTGCTGGTATCCATGTTTTAGAAGTTATTTGTCAGGTCTGAGGAGCCAGTGCTGTGTCTCACACCTGTGACCAAGTCCCAGGCAAGAGGGTTATGTCCAGCTTCTTGCATTTACTTCAACATTTATACAGACATATTTCCTTGAGAGGATGAAGTACCTGGGAAGATTTCTGTAGAAATCAATGTCCTCTTATCTGCAAAGATGTGAGAGCTCTGGAAAGCTCACTTATCCCAGCTGGTGCCATGATCCTGATCCCACCTTTCTGGTAACTGGACTGAGTCACCAGGCTTGTGTTGCTGTTACTTCCAAGTAGAAGCCCAGTCTAGTGAATAATTTTCTACATCAGTGATTGTGACTTTCATGAATGGCATCCTGACCCTAATATTTTGCCAGATGCTTCAGCTTTTATTAGAATCTGAGTAATTTGGCACTGAAAATTGCTTTAAAGCAAGTGATTTGTAATTGAGTTGGGAGACTGTCCCATTCTGCTGCTCTGACCACATAATGGCTCTTGACCTCTCTcccctgtattttctttttgtgaagtCTTGCTTGTCCCTAGCAAGAGTCCCTGAAATACTCAGGGGAAGGTTGCAAAGAGCtgaaacagctgcttttttGGGAGCTGGGGCGTGTGAACCTTGTAACCCATGGTGTTAAATCCATCACAGATACACTCCTTACCCCAATCTGTACCCTGACCAGTCTCCCAGTGAGGAGTGGACCATGGAGGAACGCTTCAGACCCTTGACCTTCCATGGCTTGATCTTGCGCTCGCAGCTGGTCACCCTCCTTGACCGGGGGGTTTGCTACTCTGAGAGCCAGTCGGTGAGTCTGACACATCCCTGACACATCCCTGCCTTCTCAGGAGCTTGGGAACAATGTTCACAGGCTGCCAAAAAGAATATATCTATTTTTACACTTTAAGGAATGCATGTGTGTTTTTAAAGTTGCAGACGGGTAATGTGAATTCTCCCTTGCAGCACTTAGAGTAAAGGAAGTTGAAAATATCCCCAGGAAAAGGATAGCCACTGTTAAAAAAGTAATCCAACAGACCTGTTTGTTGCATAGAGCTATGGAGAATATATGATATGAATATATGACATAAAGATCTGCAGAACTGGAGAACAGAGGGCAGACAGTAAATGCAAACAGAGCATCCAGCACTACATACTTTCTATTTTACTGCTGTGGGTTGAGGTCCTAGCAGAAAGATGTCAGCTGTGTCACTGAGATCAGGCCCAGCTCCCCCAAGGCTGGTTTCCTGCTGCCCTCCAATGCTGAGTGTAGATTTGTCAGAGGCTCTCTCAGCTAAAGGCCTGCATAGATTTGGGTAACAGCACCTCTGCAGAAGGTGGGTGTGGGAGGAGATCTGGGGAGCCATTAGGAGGCATGgtttgctgtgctgcacagcccctgtgctgtcTGGAATGGTGTCACGGGTTCAGTGGGATTTCTTTGGATTGCAGAGTGCAAGTCAGCCTCGTCTGTCCCACGCAGAGATGTTGGAGGATTATCCCCACTACCCAGATATCCATGATCTGGACCTCACATTGCTGAACCCTCGCATGATAGTGGTAAGAGATGCACTGCAGTGTGACAGTCC
Coding sequences within:
- the CLCN6 gene encoding H(+)/Cl(-) exchange transporter 6; the encoded protein is MARCGCGAGLCCCCCGERESRTPEELTILGETHEEEDEILPRKDYESLDYDRCINDPYLEILESMDNKKAQRYEAVKWVLVFAIGVCTGLVGLFVDFFVRLFTQLKFQVVQSSVEECTEKGCLALSLLELLGFNLTFVFLASLLVLIQPVAAGSGIPEIKCYLNGVKVPGVVRLRTVVCKATGVLFSVAGGLFVGKEGPMIHSGAVVGAGLPQFQSISLRKIQFNFPYFCSDRDKRDFVSAGAAAGVAAAFGAPIGGTLFSLEEGSSFWNQGLTWKVLFCSMAATFTLNFFRSGIQFGSWGSFQLPGLLNFGEFKCSESDKKCHLWTAVDLGFFILMGIVGGLLGATFNCLNKRLAKYRMRNVHPKPKLVRVLESLLVSLTTTVMVFVASMVLGECRQISSSRHGGNDTLSLQDISEDVNSSIKTFFCPNETYNDMATLFFNPQESAILQLFHQDGTFSPVTLSLFFLLYFLLSCWTYGISVPSGLFVPSLLCGAAFGRLVANLLKSYIGLDHIYSGTFALIGAAAFLGGVVRMTISLTVILIESTNEITYGLPIMITLMVAKWTGDFFNKGIYDIHVNLRGVPLLEWETGMEMDKLQASDIMEPNLTYVYPHTRIQSLVSILRTTVHHAFPVVTENRGNEREFMKGNQLISNNIKFKKSSILTRAGEQRKRSQSMKSYPSSELRNMCDEHIATEEPPEKEDLLQQMLERRYTPYPNLYPDQSPSEEWTMEERFRPLTFHGLILRSQLVTLLDRGVCYSESQSSASQPRLSHAEMLEDYPHYPDIHDLDLTLLNPRMIVDVTPYMNPSPFTVSPNTHVSQVFNLFRTMGLRHLPVVNAVGEVVGIITRHNLTHEFLQARLRQHYQTI